The Candidatus Koribacter versatilis Ellin345 genome has a segment encoding these proteins:
- a CDS encoding DUF3309 family protein, whose amino-acid sequence MLTILVVVLVLMLIGVFPAWPYSRSWGYYPSGGLGVIVLILVILLLMGRV is encoded by the coding sequence ATGCTTACGATCCTGGTTGTTGTGTTGGTGTTGATGTTGATTGGTGTATTCCCGGCTTGGCCTTACAGCCGAAGCTGGGGCTATTACCCGAGCGGCGGGCTTGGAGTGATCGTTCTGATCCTGGTGATTCTGCTGCTGATGGGAAGAGTGTAG
- the def gene encoding peptide deformylase, whose protein sequence is MRLKLVQAGEPVLRTPAEPLAIKEIASREIARLIEDMRDTLEDAPGVGLAAPQVGVPIQLAIIEDRAEYSKDIPTEQLAERGRVPVPFHVIINPVLKPLGKSQVDFFEGCLSVAGFIAVVPRYRKVRVTCLDENGAQRRIEASGWYARILQHEIDHLNGTLYVDRMRSQTFASLENYARFLKHKSVKDVLRDWKAR, encoded by the coding sequence ATGCGATTGAAACTCGTCCAGGCGGGCGAACCAGTTCTGCGCACTCCGGCGGAGCCGCTCGCGATCAAGGAGATAGCCAGCCGCGAAATTGCCCGCCTCATCGAAGACATGCGCGACACTCTGGAAGACGCGCCTGGAGTCGGCTTGGCCGCGCCGCAGGTCGGTGTGCCGATTCAGCTAGCAATCATCGAGGACCGCGCGGAGTACTCGAAAGACATCCCCACTGAACAACTCGCGGAACGCGGGCGCGTGCCCGTCCCCTTCCACGTGATTATCAATCCGGTCCTCAAGCCACTCGGAAAATCACAAGTGGATTTCTTCGAGGGCTGCCTCAGCGTGGCCGGCTTCATCGCGGTCGTCCCGCGTTATCGCAAGGTCCGAGTCACCTGTCTTGACGAAAACGGGGCCCAGCGCCGGATCGAGGCTTCGGGTTGGTACGCGCGCATTCTTCAGCACGAAATCGATCATCTGAACGGGACTCTTTATGTAGATCGAATGCGTTCACAAACATTCGCGTCACTGGAAAACTATGCGCGGTTCCTGAAGCACAAAAGTGTCAAGGATGTTTTGCGCGACTGGAAGGCCCGATAA
- a CDS encoding alpha/beta fold hydrolase produces the protein MYRWLLICATVLMLGGFALAEGEQQFADLGQCKVESGETIQNCRIGYRTWGKLNAEQSNIVVLLTWFTGTSEQQAGSVGADKYVDPAHYYVVAIDALANGVSSSPSNSKAQPRMKFPQITIADMVESQHRLLTETLKLKHIRAVLGGSMGGMQAFQWAVQYPDYMDAVISIVGTTQMTAHDLLLWRAEKNAILENKNFNDGDYKAGLLIPSVADIHHLELTTPDRINDDTLPKNFPTAAEKIEASETMDPCDRLRQLDAMMTHDISMRFNGQMSGAAKAVKAHMLIIVSNSDHMVNPHPAMVFAELLLNVPMQLDSTCGHLAPGCREEQVVPAVHRALELKSFLQ, from the coding sequence GTGTATCGATGGTTATTAATCTGCGCTACGGTACTCATGCTTGGTGGATTTGCGCTTGCCGAGGGTGAGCAGCAATTCGCGGATCTTGGGCAGTGCAAGGTCGAGAGCGGCGAGACTATCCAGAATTGTCGCATCGGGTATCGCACTTGGGGCAAGTTGAACGCGGAGCAGTCGAATATCGTGGTCCTGCTGACGTGGTTCACCGGAACGAGCGAGCAGCAGGCCGGGAGCGTGGGCGCCGATAAATACGTGGATCCCGCGCACTATTACGTTGTCGCGATTGATGCGCTGGCGAATGGCGTGAGTTCATCACCGTCAAACAGCAAAGCGCAGCCGAGAATGAAGTTTCCGCAGATCACCATCGCCGACATGGTGGAATCGCAGCATCGGTTGTTGACCGAGACGCTGAAGTTGAAGCACATTCGCGCTGTGCTCGGTGGTTCCATGGGCGGGATGCAGGCGTTTCAATGGGCGGTGCAATATCCGGATTACATGGACGCGGTGATCTCCATCGTGGGCACCACGCAGATGACAGCACACGACCTGTTGCTGTGGCGCGCGGAGAAGAATGCGATTCTCGAAAACAAGAACTTTAACGATGGAGATTACAAGGCGGGCTTGCTGATTCCGTCGGTGGCAGACATTCACCACTTGGAGTTGACGACGCCGGACAGAATCAACGACGACACGCTGCCAAAGAACTTTCCGACGGCAGCGGAGAAGATCGAAGCGTCAGAGACGATGGACCCATGCGATCGGTTGCGTCAACTCGATGCGATGATGACGCACGACATCTCGATGCGATTCAACGGACAGATGTCTGGCGCGGCGAAGGCGGTGAAGGCACACATGCTGATTATCGTGTCGAACAGTGACCACATGGTCAACCCGCATCCGGCCATGGTGTTTGCCGAGCTATTGCTGAATGTCCCGATGCAGCTCGATTCTACTTGCGGCCATCTTGCGCCTGGATGCCGCGAAGAACAAGTGGTACCGGCAGTTCACCGAGCTCTCGAACTGAAGTCATTCTTGCAATGA
- a CDS encoding glycine C-acetyltransferase has translation MSTTTRTNPLSYLTDQMNELKAKGTHFRLRVLEDEQEAVCTFDGKKVINLASNNYLGLTTHPKLREAALEATKKYGVGSGAVRTIAGTMRIHMELEEKIARFKNVEACVVFQSGFAANAGTVSAILGKEDFIISDELNHASIIDGARLSRAKILVFRHKDVAHAEEQLASIKDQPGKKLVISDGVFSMDGDIGPLPGLCDAAEKYGAIMMVDDAHSSGVLGRNGRGTIDHFNVHGRVDVQVGTLSKAIGALGGYVCGSKDLIDFLYHRARPFLFSTSHPPSVAATCIAAFDVLEQEPERIEKLWENTRFFKKELGLIGFNIGGQNTPASETPITPIIVGEGRLAMQFSRELFDEGIMATGIAFPTVAEGKARIRTIMTATHTHDQLTQALQMLKRVGKRLGIVN, from the coding sequence ATGTCCACCACAACCCGTACCAATCCGCTCTCTTACCTTACCGATCAGATGAACGAACTGAAGGCCAAGGGCACGCATTTCCGTCTGCGCGTACTGGAAGACGAGCAGGAAGCGGTATGCACGTTCGACGGCAAGAAGGTGATCAATCTCGCGTCGAACAATTACCTCGGCCTGACGACGCATCCGAAGCTGCGCGAGGCGGCGTTGGAGGCGACAAAGAAGTACGGTGTAGGCTCGGGTGCGGTGCGGACGATTGCCGGCACGATGCGCATCCACATGGAACTCGAGGAGAAAATTGCGCGCTTCAAGAACGTCGAAGCTTGCGTTGTCTTCCAATCTGGCTTCGCAGCGAACGCCGGAACAGTTTCGGCGATTCTCGGCAAAGAAGACTTCATCATCTCCGACGAGCTGAACCATGCTTCGATCATTGATGGCGCGCGGTTATCTCGAGCGAAGATCCTGGTATTTCGGCACAAGGACGTCGCGCATGCCGAGGAGCAGCTCGCGAGCATAAAAGATCAACCGGGCAAAAAGCTGGTCATTAGCGATGGCGTCTTCTCAATGGATGGCGACATCGGGCCGTTGCCGGGGCTTTGTGACGCGGCGGAGAAGTATGGCGCGATCATGATGGTAGACGACGCGCATTCGTCCGGTGTGCTCGGGCGCAACGGCCGAGGCACGATCGACCATTTCAATGTGCACGGGCGCGTGGACGTCCAGGTGGGAACGCTCTCGAAAGCAATTGGCGCCCTGGGCGGATATGTTTGCGGGTCGAAGGACCTGATCGATTTCCTCTATCACCGCGCCCGGCCGTTCCTGTTCTCGACGTCGCATCCGCCGTCTGTCGCAGCAACGTGCATCGCGGCGTTCGATGTGCTGGAGCAGGAACCGGAGCGGATCGAGAAGCTGTGGGAGAACACGCGCTTCTTCAAGAAGGAACTCGGGCTGATCGGATTCAACATTGGTGGCCAGAACACGCCTGCCAGCGAGACGCCGATCACGCCGATCATCGTGGGAGAAGGACGGTTGGCGATGCAGTTCTCGCGCGAGTTGTTCGACGAGGGCATCATGGCCACCGGTATCGCGTTCCCCACGGTCGCGGAGGGCAAGGCGCGCATCCGGACGATCATGACCGCGACGCATACTCACGATCAGCTCACGCAAGCGTTGCAGATGCTGAAGCGAGTCGGTAAACGGTTGGGTATTGTGAACTGA
- the tdh gene encoding L-threonine 3-dehydrogenase: protein MPNTMLAVMKPEAAPGSEIREVPVPKFGPNEVLVKVKVASICGTDLHIYNWDQWAQRRIKPPLIPGHEFCGDVVAVGSEVTLVKEGDFVSAEMHVNCGKCLQCRTGQAHICQHVKIIGVDANGAFAEYVVIPESNIWKLDPAIPQEYASILDPLGNAVHTVLAGDIAAKTVAITGCGPIGLFSIAVAKACGATKVFAIEVNEHRRAIAKKMKADFVLDPTKDNVKQVVLDNTEGVGVDVLLEMAGRQDAIKLGFSILRLGGRASLLGIPGKPIEINLAEDIIFKGAIVQGINGRKMYETWYQMEALLKAKMLDLHPVITDKIPMKDFSTAMARLQSGEASKILMYPNGTK, encoded by the coding sequence ATGCCGAATACAATGCTTGCAGTTATGAAACCCGAGGCCGCTCCAGGCTCGGAGATTCGCGAAGTTCCTGTTCCTAAATTTGGACCGAACGAAGTCCTCGTCAAAGTTAAAGTTGCTTCCATCTGTGGTACCGACCTCCACATTTACAACTGGGACCAGTGGGCCCAGCGCCGCATTAAGCCGCCGCTCATCCCCGGCCATGAGTTCTGTGGAGACGTGGTTGCGGTGGGTAGTGAAGTAACGCTGGTGAAGGAAGGCGATTTTGTTTCCGCCGAAATGCACGTGAACTGCGGGAAGTGCCTGCAGTGCAGAACCGGACAGGCGCATATTTGCCAACACGTGAAGATCATCGGCGTGGACGCGAACGGCGCTTTCGCCGAGTACGTGGTGATTCCGGAGTCGAACATCTGGAAGCTGGATCCGGCGATTCCGCAGGAATACGCCTCGATTCTCGATCCGCTCGGAAACGCGGTGCACACAGTGCTCGCGGGCGACATTGCTGCGAAGACCGTTGCGATCACGGGCTGCGGACCCATCGGGTTGTTTTCGATCGCCGTGGCGAAAGCCTGTGGCGCGACGAAAGTGTTCGCCATCGAAGTAAATGAACACCGGCGCGCGATCGCCAAGAAGATGAAAGCCGACTTCGTGCTCGATCCCACGAAGGACAACGTGAAGCAGGTGGTACTCGATAACACTGAGGGCGTGGGTGTTGACGTTCTGCTCGAAATGGCTGGACGCCAGGACGCGATCAAACTCGGCTTCTCGATCCTCCGGCTCGGGGGACGCGCGTCCTTGCTCGGAATCCCTGGCAAGCCCATCGAGATCAACCTCGCGGAAGACATCATCTTCAAGGGCGCGATCGTGCAGGGCATCAACGGCCGCAAGATGTATGAGACCTGGTACCAGATGGAAGCGCTGCTCAAGGCCAAGATGCTCGATCTGCATCCGGTGATTACCGACAAGATCCCGATGAAGGACTTCAGCACGGCGATGGCGCGATTGCAGAGCGGTGAAGCCAGCAAGATTTTGATGTATCCGAATGGGACGAAATAA
- a CDS encoding hydantoinase B/oxoprolinase family protein: protein MARKFDPIELEIFKSIFHSIAEEMGAALRRTAFSPNIKERRDYSCAVFDAAGHALAMGDHMPVHLGSMPMSVAAALQDLVLEPGDVAMVNDPFRGGTHLPDITFVAPVFIGKNKKPDFFVASRAHHADVGGTFAGSMGLCSEIYQEGFRIPPVKLVRRGKMDRDLLALLLANVRTPREREGDLSAQIAACHTGETRLREVCARYGLARVQQAADALLDYSEAMMQSLLAQIPVGSYEAEDFLDDDGAPVAGTSEVHASKPVRIAVKLTFAREKKRNVVTVDFTGTDPQVSGSTNAVEAITYSACFYVFRCLLAEDVPATSGLMRPVRLIAPKGTVVNARPPAAVAGGNVETSQRIVDVLLRALAKVMPERIPAASSGTMNNLTIGGIDPRTGEPFAYYETIAGGSGANTDGDGASGLHTHMTNSLNTPAEALEYAYPFRVTRYGIRRGSGGAGKHCGGDGIVREIEVLTDAQVTLLSERRTIPPYGAKGGSPGSLGKAAIVGSEARTIPGKATGKLKKGERIRVETPGGGGWGR from the coding sequence ATGGCGCGCAAGTTTGATCCTATCGAGCTTGAGATTTTCAAAAGCATCTTCCACTCGATTGCCGAGGAGATGGGTGCGGCGCTACGACGCACCGCGTTTTCTCCCAACATCAAAGAACGTCGCGATTATTCTTGCGCGGTCTTCGACGCTGCAGGCCACGCGCTCGCGATGGGCGATCACATGCCGGTGCACCTGGGCTCGATGCCGATGAGCGTGGCAGCCGCGCTGCAAGACCTGGTGCTCGAACCCGGCGATGTCGCGATGGTGAACGATCCGTTCCGAGGCGGAACCCATCTGCCGGACATTACGTTTGTAGCGCCCGTATTCATTGGTAAGAACAAGAAGCCGGATTTCTTTGTGGCATCGCGCGCGCACCACGCGGATGTCGGCGGAACGTTCGCGGGATCGATGGGTCTGTGCAGCGAGATTTACCAGGAAGGCTTCCGGATTCCGCCGGTGAAGCTGGTGCGTCGCGGGAAGATGGATCGCGATCTGCTGGCCCTGTTGCTGGCGAACGTGCGTACGCCGCGCGAGCGCGAAGGCGATTTGAGCGCGCAGATTGCCGCGTGCCATACCGGCGAAACGCGGCTGCGTGAAGTCTGTGCGCGCTACGGGCTAGCGCGGGTGCAGCAGGCGGCTGACGCACTGCTGGACTATTCCGAGGCGATGATGCAATCGCTCCTGGCGCAAATTCCTGTGGGAAGCTACGAGGCAGAAGATTTCCTCGATGACGACGGCGCTCCGGTTGCGGGAACGAGTGAGGTGCACGCCTCGAAGCCAGTTCGAATCGCAGTGAAACTCACATTCGCGCGGGAGAAGAAGCGCAATGTGGTGACCGTAGATTTCACGGGAACCGACCCGCAAGTGAGTGGGAGTACGAACGCGGTGGAGGCGATCACTTACTCGGCATGTTTCTACGTATTCCGCTGTTTGCTGGCGGAAGACGTGCCGGCAACCAGCGGATTAATGCGGCCAGTGCGTTTGATCGCGCCGAAAGGGACGGTGGTGAATGCCCGGCCACCAGCGGCAGTCGCGGGCGGCAACGTGGAGACGTCGCAACGAATTGTGGATGTGCTGCTGCGCGCGCTGGCGAAGGTAATGCCGGAGCGGATTCCAGCGGCTTCCTCCGGAACCATGAACAACCTGACCATCGGCGGAATCGATCCCCGCACCGGCGAGCCCTTCGCCTATTACGAGACGATCGCCGGCGGGTCCGGAGCGAATACCGACGGCGACGGCGCAAGCGGTCTGCATACGCACATGACGAACTCGCTCAACACGCCCGCAGAGGCGCTGGAGTATGCCTATCCCTTCCGCGTAACGCGCTATGGGATTCGGCGCGGAAGCGGTGGAGCGGGGAAGCATTGTGGCGGCGATGGCATCGTGCGAGAAATCGAGGTGCTGACGGATGCGCAGGTCACGTTGCTCTCGGAGCGACGAACGATTCCGCCGTATGGAGCAAAAGGCGGATCACCGGGATCGCTGGGCAAAGCGGCGATCGTGGGCTCGGAGGCGCGAACAATCCCAGGCAAAGCGACTGGGAAACTAAAGAAGGGCGAACGGATTCGCGTGGAAACCCCGGGCGGTGGTGGCTGGGGCCGCTGA
- a CDS encoding MerR family transcriptional regulator encodes MAATKKTRSKKNEELVIPDKLYFRIGEVAKLLSLPAYVLRFWETEFPQLKPTKSNTGQRMYRRREVDLAIRVKKLLYDEGFTIAGARERLKAESKPAKAQSGLPFPKAASSDGLREVKRGLTEILNILSSKNGNKARAKA; translated from the coding sequence ATGGCAGCCACAAAGAAAACTCGCTCGAAGAAGAACGAAGAGCTCGTCATTCCCGATAAGCTTTATTTCCGCATCGGTGAAGTTGCGAAGCTGCTCTCGTTGCCCGCGTACGTGCTGCGCTTCTGGGAAACAGAATTCCCGCAGCTCAAGCCGACCAAGAGCAACACCGGCCAGCGGATGTACCGGCGCCGCGAGGTGGACCTTGCGATCCGCGTGAAGAAGCTGCTCTACGATGAGGGATTCACGATCGCGGGAGCGCGCGAGCGATTGAAGGCCGAGTCGAAGCCGGCGAAGGCGCAATCCGGGTTGCCGTTCCCGAAGGCTGCATCGAGCGATGGCCTGCGCGAAGTGAAGCGCGGACTGACGGAGATCCTGAATATCCTGTCATCCAAGAATGGAAACAAGGCTCGGGCGAAAGCGTAA